A window of the Pseudomonas gozinkensis genome harbors these coding sequences:
- the pdxH gene encoding pyridoxamine 5'-phosphate oxidase — MTQSLADMRRDYTRDGLTEAQAPAEPFALFRQWFAEAVKTEQAPVEANAMTLATVDAAGRPHCRILLLKGLDEQGFTFFTNYESAKGQHLAVNPFAAMTFFWPTLERQVRIEGRVVKVSPEESDAYYQVRPLGSRLGAWASPQSRVINGRGELEDLLKATEQRFTDTQPDCPEHWGGYRLLPERIEFWQGRASRLHDRLNYRVQGADWILERLAP, encoded by the coding sequence GTGACCCAGTCTCTGGCAGATATGCGTCGTGATTACACCCGGGACGGACTGACCGAGGCGCAAGCCCCGGCCGAGCCCTTTGCGCTGTTTCGCCAGTGGTTTGCCGAAGCGGTGAAAACCGAACAGGCGCCAGTGGAAGCCAATGCCATGACCTTGGCCACGGTGGATGCAGCCGGTCGTCCGCATTGCCGCATTCTGTTGCTCAAGGGGCTGGACGAGCAGGGCTTCACCTTCTTCACCAACTACGAAAGCGCCAAGGGCCAGCATCTGGCGGTGAACCCGTTCGCGGCCATGACGTTCTTCTGGCCGACCCTGGAGCGCCAGGTGCGAATCGAAGGACGGGTGGTGAAGGTCTCGCCTGAAGAGTCCGACGCTTACTATCAGGTGCGACCGCTGGGCAGCCGACTCGGCGCTTGGGCATCACCGCAAAGCCGCGTGATCAACGGCCGGGGTGAACTGGAAGATTTGCTCAAGGCCACGGAACAGCGCTTCACCGACACCCAGCCCGACTGCCCGGAGCACTGGGGTGGCTACCGCTTGCTCCCTGAACGCATCGAATTCTGGCAGGGCCGCGCAAGCCGTCTGCACGATCGCCTCAACTACCGTGTGCAGGGCGCGGACTGGATTCTTGAACGTCTGGCACCGTAA
- a CDS encoding OmpA family protein: MSSKQTLALALCFAITGCAQTPKNDADGGSWWPFGSSDKVAAKEPAPAPAPLKPAATAPVAKAESSSPWYWPFGSDDSAAKPEVKAEAKPEAKPVEVAKAEADKGGKWWWPFGGKEQDTAKVVPMPDPKVTQAWLDDYEPRLREAVKDSNLQLERRENVLVVTAPVEGSFNPDRPAMLLPVTLGPFTRVAKILEADPKTAVLVLGHSDTTGAAPANVKLSQERAQAVAAIFRLSGLQRDRLMLRGMGSEAPRAANDSVEGRALNRRVELLVTPQNTMVALLSKYNMPAPKPVTMVAAQDVKPAAKPVTPAPAAKKAAVPATKKAPAKKTAAKAPAKKAPAKAPAKKTAPAKAAATDKKVAATDTTKK, from the coding sequence ATGTCGTCCAAACAAACTCTCGCCCTGGCCCTGTGTTTCGCAATCACCGGTTGTGCACAGACTCCGAAGAACGACGCCGATGGCGGCAGCTGGTGGCCGTTCGGTTCTTCCGACAAAGTCGCAGCCAAGGAACCGGCTCCGGCGCCAGCCCCATTGAAACCGGCGGCCACCGCGCCTGTGGCCAAGGCTGAGAGCAGCAGTCCGTGGTATTGGCCGTTTGGCTCCGATGACTCGGCGGCCAAGCCTGAAGTGAAAGCTGAAGCCAAACCCGAAGCCAAGCCGGTCGAAGTCGCCAAGGCTGAAGCCGACAAGGGCGGCAAATGGTGGTGGCCGTTTGGCGGCAAGGAACAGGACACGGCCAAAGTCGTGCCGATGCCCGATCCGAAAGTGACTCAGGCCTGGCTGGATGACTACGAACCACGTCTGCGCGAAGCAGTAAAGGACAGCAATCTGCAACTCGAACGCCGTGAAAACGTGCTGGTCGTGACGGCGCCGGTGGAAGGCTCGTTCAACCCGGATCGCCCGGCGATGCTGCTGCCGGTGACCCTCGGCCCGTTCACCCGCGTGGCGAAAATCCTCGAAGCCGATCCGAAAACCGCCGTACTGGTGCTCGGTCACAGTGACACTACCGGTGCCGCTCCGGCCAACGTCAAGCTGAGCCAGGAACGCGCCCAGGCCGTGGCGGCGATCTTTCGTCTCAGCGGCCTGCAGCGTGATCGCCTGATGCTGCGCGGCATGGGTTCCGAAGCGCCGCGTGCCGCCAACGACAGCGTTGAAGGCCGTGCCCTGAACCGCCGTGTCGAATTGCTGGTGACCCCGCAGAACACCATGGTTGCGCTGCTGAGCAAGTACAACATGCCTGCACCCAAGCCCGTGACCATGGTCGCAGCCCAGGACGTCAAGCCAGCTGCCAAACCGGTGACCCCGGCGCCAGCTGCGAAGAAAGCCGCTGTACCGGCCACCAAAAAGGCTCCGGCCAAGAAAACTGCTGCCAAGGCTCCAGCGAAAAAGGCCCCGGCCAAGGCTCCGGCGAAAAAGACCGCGCCGGCCAAAGCCGCTGCAACCGACAAGAAAGTCGCGGCGACCGATACCACCAAAAAGTGA